From a single Pieris napi chromosome 7, ilPieNapi1.2, whole genome shotgun sequence genomic region:
- the LOC125051394 gene encoding fibronectin type-III domain-containing protein 3a isoform X1 — MVGVGVAEGGSGGAPDGYYGEYYPPEPYYVPPEMCAHPPQHPQHTHMCTMHADYTGMPVVTSATMMPQLMPPVMDEGMRHYLVHPHQHHHQPHHQPHHQPPHHQAPPLHQPPHPYGPTNGASGPQHFYNPGYTTHYHHVPPHHMQHSPPPPLFSKDERTQRQYSKLKQKLERKQNNRNNGTEINSGASTPSLSPRKELNGRGGGSGGASSGTWSEGEGSSAGASIQGDDDNDTQALLDLLSATRTPQVSDMTPTTALVQWNSPIPEGVTMPNVDLTYDLLLGDRGRYKAIYSGPSLSCRVRDLRPGCEYSVCLQIRAGEVIGAASEAAIFRAPPAPPDQLPPARVTQRQRTSLLLRWPTATENGARVTHYILEMDSGEGFAEITRPRTRQHTVNNLRPQTRYRFRIAAVNECGRGEWSEETVVWTAGSPPPAPAPPLLTDPTTTALKLNWDRRADEEFTLQMDDASRGHGFLPVYSGPDCTYVCEGLRRATDYRFRLRCETADGQGPWSIEVTYTTLPERPGPPGRPAIRGKVHSRAFRLKWEPPGDDGGAKIDSYTLELDGGEGYRCTYQGTEREAHCDRLSPGTSYRARVRCANVAGESDWAVSDVLSTEATIPGACGAPELVTEPRATIASVRWRPPECTGGAPIAEYRVEIAGDDGVVRQAYTGSQVEYTVRDLIPGSQYRLWVTACNAVGVSAPSPALRFETKAAPPDAPEPPVATIESPTSARLEWIPPASNGAPIVDYQVEMSGINVDDSFTQVYRGTETTYVVENLTPFTPYFFRVCATNAAGRGPWSGMKDALTPRAPPAAPTGIRHESTADSLHLFWRVPACHGAEILSYRVKVGEEAFESEGSTPEQLVEGLEPNTVYGVRVAALNELGLGEWSEEARAGTRPRPPAPPRLRVAQAAHNHIRLEWAEASEGVQYCVEMRAPDAREFRPVYRGSARACKVKKLREATTYWFRIRASEERGGRGPWSAAVASTTPSAPPPAPAPPSATLTAPKVALVAWEPLDDAEFVLQCARAKDAVYKQIYSGTETQFQLEDLEYSAEYLLRVCAVRNGLTSAWSGATRLAVGAAPVGGRTRRPRPPRTLSPRQVALMMAGGFLLLAVLVAVLVQRLVEPVP, encoded by the exons ATGGTGGGCGTGGGAGTGGCCGAGGGCGGCTCGGGCGGCGCCCCCGACGGCTACTACGGCGAGTACTACCCGCCGGAGCCCTATTATGTGCCGCCGGAGATGTGCGCGCACCCGCCGCAGCACCCGCAACACACGCATATGTGCACCATGCACGCTGACTATA cTGGCATGCCGGTGGTAACATCAGCGACAATGATGCCACAGTTGATGCCGCCAGTGATGGATGAGGGCATGCGGCACTATCTGGTACACCCGCACCAGCATCATCACCAGCCGCATCACCAGCCCCACCACCAACCGCCCCACCATCAGGCCCCGCCGCTTCACCAACCACCCCACCCATAT GGTCCCACAAATGGTGCAAGCGGGCCACAGCACTTCTACAATCCGGGGTATACAACACACTACCATCATGTGCCTCCGCACCACATGCAGCATTCACCACCACCACCATTATTCTCGAAAGATGAAAGAACTCAGCGCCAGTATTCAAAGTTAAAACAGAAGCTGGAAAGGAAgcaaaataatagaaataatggCACAG AAATTAACTCAGGTGCCAGTACGCCGTCACTGTCGCCACGCAAGGAACTTAATGGACGTGGAGGCGGTAGTGGTGGAGCTTCATCAGGAACATGGTCCGAGGGCGAGGGTTCTTCAGCAGGTGCTTCAATACAAGGCGACGATGACAATGATACACAGGCTTTGCTAGACTTGCTGTCTGCTACGAGAACTCCTCAG GTCAGTGATATGACCCCAACAACTGCTCTCGTGCAGTGGAACTCCCCAATACCAGAAGGTGTGACTATGCCCAATGTTGATCTGACATATGATTTACTACTGGGAGACCGTGGTCGGTACAAGGCTATCTATAGTGGACCTTCACTATCGTGcag GGTAAGAGACTTAAGGCCTGGCTGTGAATACTCGGTATGTCTACAAATCCGCGCCGGCGAGGTAATAGGCGCCGCGAGCGAGGCTGCCATATTCCGCGCGCCCCCCGCACCCCCGGACCAACTGCCCCCCGCCCGCGTCACCCAGAGGCAGCGGACCTCGCTACTATTGCGCTGGCCTACTGCCACCGAAAATGGCGCCCGCGTCACTCACTACATCCTCGAAATGGACTCCGGCGAGGGCTTCGCAGAGATCACGCGACCGCGCACCCGCCAGCACACAGTCAACAACCTCCGGCCGCAGACGCGATACCGGTTCCGCATCGCAGCCGTGAACGAATGCGGCCGCGGGGAATGGAGCGAGGAGACCGTCGTGTGGACGGCCGGATCTCCGCCACCCGCCCCCGCCCCGCCTCTCTTGACCGACCCCACTACCACCGCGCTCAAGCTCAACTGGGACCGCCGCGCCGATGAGGAGTTCACGCTGCAGATGGACGACGCGAGCCGAGGGCACGGCTTCTTGCCGGTGTACAGCGGACCCGATTGCACTTACGTGTGCGAGGGTCTAAGAAGAGCCACGGACTATCGATTTCGATTGCGCTGCGAGACCGCGGACGGCCAGGGTCCTTGGTCGATAGAAGTGACATACACTACGCTTCCGGAGAGACCCGGCCCTCCAGGCCGACCGGCGATTCGCGGGAAGGTACATTCGCGAGCGTTCAGGCTTAAGTGGGAGCCTCCCGGCGACGACGGAGGGGCCAAGATTGACTCCTACACGTTGGAGCTCGACGGCGGTGAAGGCTACCGCTGCACTTATCAAGGGACCGAACGGGAAGCACATTGCGACAGATTATCACCGGGAACGTCGTATCGTGCCAGAGTTCGTTGTGCAAACGTCGCCGGCGAGAGTGACTGGGCCGTCTCGGACGTACTCTCGACCGAGGCGACCATTCCCGGGGCGTGTGGCGCTCCAGAACTGGTCACGGAACCCCGTGCCACTATAGCGTCGGTTCGTTGGCGTCCTCCGGAATGCACGGGCGGCGCTCCTATCGCAGAATATCGAGTGGAAATAGCGGGCGACGACGGCGTCGTTCGTCAAGCCTACACTGGCTCACAGGTCGAATACACAGTGAGAGATTTAATACCCGGTTCTCAGTATAGATTATGGGTGACCGCATGTAACGCCGTAGGCGTGAGTGCGCCCTCGCCCGCCCTCCGGTTCGAAACGAAGGCGGCTCCTCCCGACGCCCCGGAACCTCCCGTGGCTACGATCGAAAGTCCGACGAGTGCACGCCTCGAATGGATTCCGCCCGCTTCTAATGGCGCTCCGATCGTCGACTATCAAGTAGAAATGAGCGGAATAAACGTGGACGATTCGTTCACACAAGTCTACCGAGGAACCGAAACGACGTACGTGGTCGAAAATTTGACCCCGTTCACTCCGTACTTTTTCCGCGTGTGCGCGACCAACGCGGCGGGACGCGGGCCTTGGTCCGGTATGAAGGATGCGCTGACCCCGCGAGCCCCTCCCGCCGCCCCGACGGGCATCCGACACGAATCGACCGCCGACTCGCTGCATCTGTTTTGGCGAGTGCCGGCGTGCCACGGGGCCGAGATCCTATCGTACCGAGTGAAAGTCGGCGAGGAAGCCTTCGAGTCCGAGGGATCGACGCCGGAGCAGTTGGTGGAGGGCCTCGAGCCGAACACCGTGTACGGCGTTCGGGTGGCGGCTCTCAACGAGCTCGGGCTCGGCGAGTGGTCAGAGGAGGCTCGAGCGGGAACACGGCCGCGGCCACCGGCCCCGCCGCGGCTGCGAGTAGCGCAGGCGGCGCACAACCACATTCGGCTCGAATGGGCCGAAGCGTCGGAAGGAGTTCAGTATTGCGTCGAGATGCGCGCCCCGGACGCGCGGGAGTTCCGACCCGTTTACCGTGGGTCGGCCCGCGCCTGCAAGGTGAAGAAGCTGCGAGAGGCGACGACGTACTGGTTCCGGATCCGAGCGAGTGAGGAACGCGGCGGCCGAGGCCCATGGTCGGCGGCGGTGGCCTCGACCACACCCAGCGCTCCGCCTCCAGCGCCCGCGCCTCCATCTGCCACTCTCACTGCCCCGAAAGTCGCGCTAGTAGCCTGGGAGCCTCTCGACGATGCCGAGTTCGTGCTACAGTGTGCCCGAGCTAAAGATGCCGTCTACAAACAG ATTTACTCCGGCACGGAGACGCAGTTCCAACTGGAAGATCTGGAATACAGCGCAGAGTATCTGTTGCGCGTCTGCGCCGTGCGGAACGGGCTGACGAGCGCATGGTCCGGTGCAACTCGGCTGGCCGTCGGGGCGGCCCCGGTCGGAGGGCGCACTCGGCGTCCGCGGCCTCCGCGCACCCTGTCTCCCCGCCAGGTGGCGCTAATGATGGCGGGCGGCTTCCTCCTGCTGGCGGTGCTGGTGGCGGTGCTAGTGCAGCGGCTGGTGGAGCCGGTGCCGTGA
- the LOC125051394 gene encoding fibronectin type-III domain-containing protein 3a isoform X2, whose translation MCDSNEKLDEKEKAEGPTNGASGPQHFYNPGYTTHYHHVPPHHMQHSPPPPLFSKDERTQRQYSKLKQKLERKQNNRNNGTEINSGASTPSLSPRKELNGRGGGSGGASSGTWSEGEGSSAGASIQGDDDNDTQALLDLLSATRTPQVSDMTPTTALVQWNSPIPEGVTMPNVDLTYDLLLGDRGRYKAIYSGPSLSCRVRDLRPGCEYSVCLQIRAGEVIGAASEAAIFRAPPAPPDQLPPARVTQRQRTSLLLRWPTATENGARVTHYILEMDSGEGFAEITRPRTRQHTVNNLRPQTRYRFRIAAVNECGRGEWSEETVVWTAGSPPPAPAPPLLTDPTTTALKLNWDRRADEEFTLQMDDASRGHGFLPVYSGPDCTYVCEGLRRATDYRFRLRCETADGQGPWSIEVTYTTLPERPGPPGRPAIRGKVHSRAFRLKWEPPGDDGGAKIDSYTLELDGGEGYRCTYQGTEREAHCDRLSPGTSYRARVRCANVAGESDWAVSDVLSTEATIPGACGAPELVTEPRATIASVRWRPPECTGGAPIAEYRVEIAGDDGVVRQAYTGSQVEYTVRDLIPGSQYRLWVTACNAVGVSAPSPALRFETKAAPPDAPEPPVATIESPTSARLEWIPPASNGAPIVDYQVEMSGINVDDSFTQVYRGTETTYVVENLTPFTPYFFRVCATNAAGRGPWSGMKDALTPRAPPAAPTGIRHESTADSLHLFWRVPACHGAEILSYRVKVGEEAFESEGSTPEQLVEGLEPNTVYGVRVAALNELGLGEWSEEARAGTRPRPPAPPRLRVAQAAHNHIRLEWAEASEGVQYCVEMRAPDAREFRPVYRGSARACKVKKLREATTYWFRIRASEERGGRGPWSAAVASTTPSAPPPAPAPPSATLTAPKVALVAWEPLDDAEFVLQCARAKDAVYKQIYSGTETQFQLEDLEYSAEYLLRVCAVRNGLTSAWSGATRLAVGAAPVGGRTRRPRPPRTLSPRQVALMMAGGFLLLAVLVAVLVQRLVEPVP comes from the exons ATGTGCGATTCTAATGAAAAACTTGATGAAAAGGAAAAAGCCGAG GGTCCCACAAATGGTGCAAGCGGGCCACAGCACTTCTACAATCCGGGGTATACAACACACTACCATCATGTGCCTCCGCACCACATGCAGCATTCACCACCACCACCATTATTCTCGAAAGATGAAAGAACTCAGCGCCAGTATTCAAAGTTAAAACAGAAGCTGGAAAGGAAgcaaaataatagaaataatggCACAG AAATTAACTCAGGTGCCAGTACGCCGTCACTGTCGCCACGCAAGGAACTTAATGGACGTGGAGGCGGTAGTGGTGGAGCTTCATCAGGAACATGGTCCGAGGGCGAGGGTTCTTCAGCAGGTGCTTCAATACAAGGCGACGATGACAATGATACACAGGCTTTGCTAGACTTGCTGTCTGCTACGAGAACTCCTCAG GTCAGTGATATGACCCCAACAACTGCTCTCGTGCAGTGGAACTCCCCAATACCAGAAGGTGTGACTATGCCCAATGTTGATCTGACATATGATTTACTACTGGGAGACCGTGGTCGGTACAAGGCTATCTATAGTGGACCTTCACTATCGTGcag GGTAAGAGACTTAAGGCCTGGCTGTGAATACTCGGTATGTCTACAAATCCGCGCCGGCGAGGTAATAGGCGCCGCGAGCGAGGCTGCCATATTCCGCGCGCCCCCCGCACCCCCGGACCAACTGCCCCCCGCCCGCGTCACCCAGAGGCAGCGGACCTCGCTACTATTGCGCTGGCCTACTGCCACCGAAAATGGCGCCCGCGTCACTCACTACATCCTCGAAATGGACTCCGGCGAGGGCTTCGCAGAGATCACGCGACCGCGCACCCGCCAGCACACAGTCAACAACCTCCGGCCGCAGACGCGATACCGGTTCCGCATCGCAGCCGTGAACGAATGCGGCCGCGGGGAATGGAGCGAGGAGACCGTCGTGTGGACGGCCGGATCTCCGCCACCCGCCCCCGCCCCGCCTCTCTTGACCGACCCCACTACCACCGCGCTCAAGCTCAACTGGGACCGCCGCGCCGATGAGGAGTTCACGCTGCAGATGGACGACGCGAGCCGAGGGCACGGCTTCTTGCCGGTGTACAGCGGACCCGATTGCACTTACGTGTGCGAGGGTCTAAGAAGAGCCACGGACTATCGATTTCGATTGCGCTGCGAGACCGCGGACGGCCAGGGTCCTTGGTCGATAGAAGTGACATACACTACGCTTCCGGAGAGACCCGGCCCTCCAGGCCGACCGGCGATTCGCGGGAAGGTACATTCGCGAGCGTTCAGGCTTAAGTGGGAGCCTCCCGGCGACGACGGAGGGGCCAAGATTGACTCCTACACGTTGGAGCTCGACGGCGGTGAAGGCTACCGCTGCACTTATCAAGGGACCGAACGGGAAGCACATTGCGACAGATTATCACCGGGAACGTCGTATCGTGCCAGAGTTCGTTGTGCAAACGTCGCCGGCGAGAGTGACTGGGCCGTCTCGGACGTACTCTCGACCGAGGCGACCATTCCCGGGGCGTGTGGCGCTCCAGAACTGGTCACGGAACCCCGTGCCACTATAGCGTCGGTTCGTTGGCGTCCTCCGGAATGCACGGGCGGCGCTCCTATCGCAGAATATCGAGTGGAAATAGCGGGCGACGACGGCGTCGTTCGTCAAGCCTACACTGGCTCACAGGTCGAATACACAGTGAGAGATTTAATACCCGGTTCTCAGTATAGATTATGGGTGACCGCATGTAACGCCGTAGGCGTGAGTGCGCCCTCGCCCGCCCTCCGGTTCGAAACGAAGGCGGCTCCTCCCGACGCCCCGGAACCTCCCGTGGCTACGATCGAAAGTCCGACGAGTGCACGCCTCGAATGGATTCCGCCCGCTTCTAATGGCGCTCCGATCGTCGACTATCAAGTAGAAATGAGCGGAATAAACGTGGACGATTCGTTCACACAAGTCTACCGAGGAACCGAAACGACGTACGTGGTCGAAAATTTGACCCCGTTCACTCCGTACTTTTTCCGCGTGTGCGCGACCAACGCGGCGGGACGCGGGCCTTGGTCCGGTATGAAGGATGCGCTGACCCCGCGAGCCCCTCCCGCCGCCCCGACGGGCATCCGACACGAATCGACCGCCGACTCGCTGCATCTGTTTTGGCGAGTGCCGGCGTGCCACGGGGCCGAGATCCTATCGTACCGAGTGAAAGTCGGCGAGGAAGCCTTCGAGTCCGAGGGATCGACGCCGGAGCAGTTGGTGGAGGGCCTCGAGCCGAACACCGTGTACGGCGTTCGGGTGGCGGCTCTCAACGAGCTCGGGCTCGGCGAGTGGTCAGAGGAGGCTCGAGCGGGAACACGGCCGCGGCCACCGGCCCCGCCGCGGCTGCGAGTAGCGCAGGCGGCGCACAACCACATTCGGCTCGAATGGGCCGAAGCGTCGGAAGGAGTTCAGTATTGCGTCGAGATGCGCGCCCCGGACGCGCGGGAGTTCCGACCCGTTTACCGTGGGTCGGCCCGCGCCTGCAAGGTGAAGAAGCTGCGAGAGGCGACGACGTACTGGTTCCGGATCCGAGCGAGTGAGGAACGCGGCGGCCGAGGCCCATGGTCGGCGGCGGTGGCCTCGACCACACCCAGCGCTCCGCCTCCAGCGCCCGCGCCTCCATCTGCCACTCTCACTGCCCCGAAAGTCGCGCTAGTAGCCTGGGAGCCTCTCGACGATGCCGAGTTCGTGCTACAGTGTGCCCGAGCTAAAGATGCCGTCTACAAACAG ATTTACTCCGGCACGGAGACGCAGTTCCAACTGGAAGATCTGGAATACAGCGCAGAGTATCTGTTGCGCGTCTGCGCCGTGCGGAACGGGCTGACGAGCGCATGGTCCGGTGCAACTCGGCTGGCCGTCGGGGCGGCCCCGGTCGGAGGGCGCACTCGGCGTCCGCGGCCTCCGCGCACCCTGTCTCCCCGCCAGGTGGCGCTAATGATGGCGGGCGGCTTCCTCCTGCTGGCGGTGCTGGTGGCGGTGCTAGTGCAGCGGCTGGTGGAGCCGGTGCCGTGA